The genomic region TTCCATTGCCGCTAGAAATTCCACAGAAGTGAAGGATGCCACAGAAATAGTCACATTGTACCAATTAGATAACGATCCTGTGGTCGATATCCAATTCAGCCCCTTGGAACCCGAATGTTTCCTCACTGTAGGTGCTTCGGGAAATGTGTACCATTGGGATATCAGCTATTTAATCAACGAAAGCGAGCAACAGGGCGAAGACAGTGCAGATTCTGATGAAATATATCAAGATGACATACAAGAacattctttgaaattcttaCATACTGGCGGCGGTAGAAGATCCGCCTACAAACCTGATAATACAGTTTTGATCAAGGGTTCTGTAACGCAGCATCCTTTGATTCGAGATATAATTGGTACTGTTGACGGGGATGGCTACCTAACTATATACAAAGGTTTTTATGGCAGAGACGGAGAGGTTGCAGAATCTGAGTAAGCTAAAGACTATATGTATGAATATGTTTATGTCCAAGTGTGtattattgaaatttgtTAACACGGTCAAAATAAATGTTTATTACTCTTTTGTGAATATTTAAACATTCACGGTCCAAATTCGTCTTTAAAGGGCAAAACAATAAATCTTCCCTTTAACATTCGATGGCCTATCATAGCAAGAATAACACCGGCATCGATAAGCAATGAAGGATACGATAGAATAAAAGTGTACCTACCTACAACATGCATACTGCGACGATTATTGGCTTAATCAACTTTGTCTCAGTGATCTCTTACATAATATCAACTGGTTTCTGCTAAAATACGAGCATGGAAGTTATGGGTAGAAGCTTGAAatgtttcaacttcaaaatcTGATTCCAAATAACCAAAGGAAACGGTAGATGTTGAACTTAAAATGAGTTGATAAACCTTATATAATCTTAAAATGTTTGTACTGGTCGATCACGTCGGCTGTctctgaatttttttttttttcaggACAAGGCTTTAATTCGAACTTTAATAAAACAAATTCACTTAAACGGCTCTTTGCATTATAAAGATGATCTGGCACATAAGAGAATCCTGAGGCCCAGAGGAGTAATATTCCGGACGTATCCCAGTGGAATACGATACGAGAGGCATTTTAAAACGATAAACTGAGTATAAAAGCGATCCGCTGAGGATTAAGACACGAGAACCGAGGTTTCCCCTTTTTACTTCgatagaagaaaatatcaacggacacttcaaagaaaaacagcTCAAACGTTTGAATAGAAAAAAACGCTGTTTACTTGTCGCATAAGGTGATATTAACTGATATTTATATTATTTGTATGGACCCACGGAAAAGACAAGTGTGAAGTGAAAGCAAAGATGGCTTCGATGTTCCGACCACCAGAGTCTAGGAGAACCAATTCCAAGCCTCCAAAATTGTCGTTACCACCGCAATTGGTTTCCAATAGTAAGCCAATAACAGATATTAGGGATGAAAAGCTTCGACAACCTCCTTCCAAATCTGTACCGTCTAGTGCTACTCCGACTAGTAGTGCATCGGCGAGTTCTGCACGGACTTTGAAAAATCGACCAGTACCTCCACCGACAGCATCATCAGTGACACCGCTATCCAGTACTAACTCTGGAAGTGCGATGGGATCACTTTCGAACAAATTGCACGGGCTGAAGATCAATACGGACCATCTGCCAACGTCTGGATCACAGCAGTCAACCCAAAGTGCAGATTCGATGACTTCCAATCTAATATCCATGTACGATAGCGAACCAACAACAAGCAGCAGCACAAGCCTGGTAAACCATGGGaaagaaagtgaaattaTAGAGCACGATAGAGATGATAGCACAGATGAACTTGAGTCAGATATATGGCAAACTTACAAGATCCATGAACAAATTGATACGTTGGGAATATTGGGCGAAGGAACTGGAGGATCGGTCACGAAATGTAAGTTAAGGAACGGTTCAAAAATATTTGCATTGAAGACCATTGCCACGATAGAGAATGATGGCTCAGAGAAACAAATATTCAGAGAATTGCAATTCAACAAGAGTTGTAAGTCTGATTTCATAGTGAGGTATTACGGGATGTTTGCATGCGAAGAAACCTCGACAATTTTTATTGCGATGGAATATATGGGCGGAAGATCGCTAGATTCGGTGTACAAGCACCTTCTCTCTAAGGGGGGACGAATTGGTGAGAAGGTTCTGGGGAAGATAGCTGAGAGCGTACTTAGAGGACTATTTTATCTACACGAAAGAAAGATCATTCATAGAGATATTAAGCCACAGAACATATTGTTCAACGAAATAGGACAAATAAAGCTCTGCGATTTTGGAGTCAGTGGAGAGGCAGTGAACTCTCTTGCCACCACGTTTACAGGAACATCATACTACATGGCTCCAGAAAGGATACAGGGCCAGCCATACAGTGTTACCAGTGATGTATGGTCTTTGGGTCTCACACTATTGGAAGTTGCACAGGGACACTCACCATTTGATACGGATAAACTAGCAGCAAACATGCCCCCTATAGAACTTTTGATGCTTATCTTGACTTTCACAcctgaattgaaagatgaacCAGAACAAGGCATAGTATGGTCCAAATCCTTCAAATCGTTCCTTGATTACAGTCtgaaaaaagattcaaagGATAGACCATCTCCAAGACAAATGCTACAACACCCCTGGATGGTGGGACAAACCAAGAAACACGTTAACatgaagaagtttattCAAACTTGTTGGGCGGATTGATTGCTAGCCCCTACTGGCCCACTAGATAGAACATGCAGGAACATGTATAGATAAATCATTTCTCAAATGGCTGCATGTCACGTGTTCCACAACATAAATCGGATcaagtttcaattttttcataGAGTTTggtttgaattgaaaaaatgatcatgaaagagagaaagaacCGTATATAAGAAGACATttaagaagaaagaattagTAAAACAACCCAATACATCTTACATACCAACTGTCACTACCTCTTATTGACACTCAGTTGGATTTGAACTCACTTTGTTTTGCTAAATAACCACTGTTAATAGTGAGACTCAAGTCGACCAGAGAATATTTACTAACAGAATACAATAAAATATGAGACCATCAACCAGATTCTTGAGAA from Kluyveromyces lactis strain NRRL Y-1140 chromosome D complete sequence harbors:
- the MKK1 gene encoding mitogen-activated protein kinase kinase MKK1 (some similarities with uniprot|P32490 Saccharomyces cerevisiae YOR231W MKK1 Mitogen-activated kinase kinase involved in protein kinase C signaling pathway that controls cell integrity upon activation by Bck1p phosphorylates downstream target Slt2p functionally redundant with Mkk2p) encodes the protein MASMFRPPESRRTNSKPPKLSLPPQLVSNSKPITDIRDEKLRQPPSKSVPSSATPTSSASASSARTLKNRPVPPPTASSVTPLSSTNSGSAMGSLSNKLHGLKINTDHLPTSGSQQSTQSADSMTSNLISMYDSEPTTSSSTSLVNHGKESEIIEHDRDDSTDELESDIWQTYKIHEQIDTLGILGEGTGGSVTKCKLRNGSKIFALKTIATIENDGSEKQIFRELQFNKSCKSDFIVRYYGMFACEETSTIFIAMEYMGGRSLDSVYKHLLSKGGRIGEKVLGKIAESVLRGLFYLHERKIIHRDIKPQNILFNEIGQIKLCDFGVSGEAVNSLATTFTGTSYYMAPERIQGQPYSVTSDVWSLGLTLLEVAQGHSPFDTDKLAANMPPIELLMLILTFTPELKDEPEQGIVWSKSFKSFLDYSLKKDSKDRPSPRQMLQHPWMVGQTKKHVNMKKFIQTCWAD